One window of Thermocoleostomius sinensis A174 genomic DNA carries:
- a CDS encoding DUF1517 domain-containing protein translates to MTSWRDRLNRMSGKTRIVVCRLFVHLAGNEVAPLLGVLNQSARQAVADEGDLHTLGEGLVEICQALLEYETYWRSAANEGEVFWDEGEAGDYVTELFTDSAQRYGSGLELETDDQADLDATLTLPITQNLVLMLTVAYEGEVPALETDLANMTALKIGLKALMNLHYDDRLRAIQVHFSPAQIGDRLTDDQLLQHYPELIPL, encoded by the coding sequence ATGACTTCTTGGCGCGATCGCCTCAATCGTATGAGTGGCAAAACCCGAATTGTGGTGTGTCGGCTGTTTGTTCATCTGGCAGGCAATGAAGTGGCTCCATTGCTGGGGGTGCTAAACCAATCGGCTCGACAGGCTGTTGCCGATGAAGGAGATTTGCACACCCTGGGCGAAGGACTCGTCGAAATTTGCCAAGCCCTGCTGGAGTATGAAACCTACTGGCGATCGGCGGCTAATGAAGGCGAAGTGTTTTGGGACGAAGGCGAAGCAGGTGATTATGTTACCGAGCTATTTACCGACTCGGCCCAACGCTATGGCAGCGGACTGGAGCTAGAGACAGATGACCAAGCCGATCTAGATGCAACCTTAACCTTGCCGATTACACAAAACTTAGTCCTGATGCTGACAGTGGCCTATGAAGGCGAAGTCCCTGCGCTGGAAACCGATCTGGCTAACATGACTGCCCTCAAAATTGGCTTAAAGGCCCTGATGAATTTGCACTATGACGATCGCTTGCGAGCAATTCAGGTGCATTTCTCACCCGCTCAGATTGGCGATCGATTGACCGATGATCAACTGTTGCAGCATTATCCTGAATTGATTCCACTGTAA
- a CDS encoding DUF6930 domain-containing protein — translation MTALNRSTRRRLQSLRQVPCVWEGDRRFLSSNLAMRTETGGRTQGECILWVDGTEGVVRAMDMVPCEAGHEAIVRTLLQAMEYPHSPSPPGRPQKIVVRDREVQFFLRGVLQDLDIVVEYVSELPLIDEIFDGLQGIARSRPPQLPPEFVEPMLTAIQDIWQDAPWERLDEEKVLAVELNHEDVDTLYVSVLGMLGMEYGLLMYRSLDSLKQFRRRVLAAGDSPDELEGAFLEQDCLFVTFEQDDIAPEAELDEEGAAFQAFYEQHGVYPSFGNLHPLEGMRPSLYTEEASVVLVALQALHRFFHQNLRRLSIDEFPPVTGRYRIPEPLESSKRVTVKVATMPDLAHELAEMSAGEEDSELFGQSLPVLRSDLIPDNAFYSLGAMSWEILKMLRSEVKFHQEADATFPQTADGFPVILIQTSQTKANALIKEFKAAGGLKAICFSPGEDPFSDDRYDLGVLQLNNGDLHLFGEFMEADPVHIQARKKWDQRCKKTKGHCGLVIAKGFRGESKGNPKLDDMLALFEVRAISSKELGLGSLQLVSLLD, via the coding sequence ATGACTGCTTTGAATCGCTCTACCCGTCGTCGCCTCCAAAGTTTGCGCCAAGTTCCCTGCGTGTGGGAAGGCGATCGTCGTTTTCTGTCGTCCAATTTGGCTATGAGAACTGAAACAGGAGGACGAACACAAGGCGAGTGCATCTTGTGGGTGGATGGCACCGAAGGCGTAGTACGCGCGATGGATATGGTTCCCTGCGAGGCTGGGCACGAGGCAATTGTGCGAACGCTGCTGCAAGCGATGGAATATCCGCACAGCCCTTCTCCACCCGGACGACCGCAGAAGATTGTGGTACGCGATCGCGAAGTTCAGTTTTTCTTACGTGGGGTGCTGCAAGATCTCGATATTGTGGTGGAGTATGTCTCTGAACTACCGCTGATTGACGAAATCTTTGACGGACTTCAAGGCATTGCTCGCAGTCGTCCCCCTCAACTGCCGCCTGAATTTGTAGAGCCAATGCTGACAGCCATCCAAGACATTTGGCAGGATGCGCCCTGGGAACGACTTGACGAAGAAAAGGTGTTAGCAGTCGAGTTAAATCACGAAGACGTGGATACGCTCTATGTCTCAGTCTTGGGCATGTTGGGAATGGAGTATGGTCTGTTAATGTATCGATCGCTCGATTCACTGAAGCAATTTCGACGGCGAGTGTTGGCAGCAGGCGACAGCCCAGATGAGTTGGAAGGAGCGTTTCTAGAACAAGATTGTTTGTTTGTCACATTTGAGCAAGACGACATTGCACCAGAGGCGGAGCTTGATGAAGAAGGTGCTGCCTTCCAAGCGTTCTATGAGCAACATGGCGTCTACCCCTCGTTTGGCAATTTGCACCCCCTCGAAGGGATGCGCCCCTCGCTTTATACTGAGGAAGCCAGCGTGGTTTTAGTGGCTCTACAAGCGTTGCATCGCTTTTTCCACCAAAACCTTCGACGGTTGAGCATAGATGAGTTTCCGCCCGTCACAGGTCGTTATCGGATTCCTGAGCCTTTGGAGAGCAGCAAGCGGGTTACCGTGAAAGTGGCAACGATGCCAGACCTAGCCCATGAATTAGCAGAAATGTCGGCAGGCGAGGAGGACAGCGAGTTATTCGGGCAGAGTTTGCCAGTGTTGCGCAGTGATTTGATTCCAGACAATGCTTTCTACAGCTTGGGGGCGATGTCTTGGGAGATTCTCAAGATGCTGCGATCGGAAGTGAAGTTTCACCAAGAGGCCGACGCGACCTTTCCTCAAACAGCCGATGGCTTTCCAGTCATTTTGATTCAAACTTCGCAAACCAAGGCCAATGCTCTGATTAAAGAATTCAAGGCAGCGGGTGGTCTCAAGGCGATTTGTTTCAGTCCGGGCGAAGATCCTTTTTCGGACGATCGCTATGATTTAGGAGTTCTGCAACTCAATAATGGCGATTTGCATCTGTTTGGCGAATTCATGGAGGCTGATCCGGTGCACATTCAAGCTCGCAAAAAGTGGGATCAACGCTGTAAGAAAACAAAAGGTCACTGTGGGTTAGTGATCGCTAAAGGATTTCGGGGCGAATCGAAGGGCAATCCAAAACTTGACGATATGCTGGCTTTGTTTGAGGTGAGAGCCATTTCCTCGAAGGAATTGGGGTTGGGTTCTCTTCAACTCGTATCGCTTTTAGACTAG
- a CDS encoding HesB/IscA family protein, which yields MTQATQSQQPGILMSDAALRHVLALRDKMGKDLCLRVGVRQGGCSGMSYMMDFEEPSNIRENDEVYDYDGFKVVCDPKSILYLYGLTLDYSDALIGGGFQFTNPNANQTCGCGKSFS from the coding sequence ATGACACAAGCAACTCAATCTCAACAGCCTGGCATTTTGATGTCTGACGCCGCCCTTCGTCACGTGCTGGCCCTGCGAGATAAAATGGGCAAAGATTTGTGCTTGCGAGTAGGAGTGCGCCAGGGCGGGTGTTCTGGCATGTCCTATATGATGGACTTTGAAGAGCCAAGCAACATTCGAGAAAATGATGAAGTGTATGATTATGACGGCTTCAAAGTTGTGTGCGATCCCAAAAGCATTCTGTATCTCTATGGTCTAACGCTGGACTATAGCGATGCTTTGATCGGAGGCGGCTTCCAATTTACTAATCCCAATGCGAATCAAACCTGTGGCTGCGGCAAGTCATTTTCGTAG
- a CDS encoding homogentisate phytyltransferase: MSQLHSEESSILDPQSAQVHFTQRPIAWLSAFWKFARPHTIVGTSLSVLALFLIALAETHAISFTSDLVSDSLLLVPALVACLCGNVYIVGLNQLEDVEIDRINKPHLPLASGEFSRRQAQAIVATAGSLALLISAWQGIFLMATVWLSVAIGTAYSLPPIRLKRFPIWASLCIFSVRGAIVNLGLYLHFNQKMTPLDQNLPTSLLTIPATVWALTLFILVFTFAIAIFKDIPDLEGDRRYHITTFTVQLGQQTVFSVARWVLTVCYLGMIIGAALITQIHAPFLIATHLAALVVLWGLSWRVDLQEKVSIAQFYQFIWKLFFLEYLLFPIACLLAQP; this comes from the coding sequence ATGAGCCAGCTTCACTCGGAAGAATCATCTATTTTAGACCCTCAGTCTGCTCAAGTTCACTTCACCCAACGCCCCATTGCCTGGCTATCTGCTTTTTGGAAGTTTGCCCGTCCTCATACGATCGTTGGAACTAGCCTGAGTGTCTTGGCTCTATTTTTAATTGCACTGGCAGAAACTCACGCTATTTCTTTTACTTCTGATTTAGTTTCTGATTCCTTGCTGCTGGTCCCTGCTCTGGTTGCCTGTTTGTGTGGCAATGTCTATATTGTGGGTTTGAATCAATTAGAAGATGTTGAAATCGATCGCATTAACAAACCCCACTTGCCTTTGGCATCCGGTGAGTTTTCCCGCCGCCAAGCTCAGGCCATTGTCGCGACCGCTGGTAGCTTAGCGCTGCTGATCTCGGCGTGGCAGGGCATTTTCTTAATGGCAACGGTTTGGTTAAGTGTCGCCATTGGCACCGCCTATTCGTTGCCGCCTATTCGCCTCAAGCGCTTTCCCATCTGGGCATCATTATGTATTTTTTCGGTACGGGGGGCGATCGTCAACTTGGGGTTATATCTGCATTTCAATCAAAAAATGACTCCGCTTGACCAAAATTTGCCCACAAGCCTGCTCACAATTCCAGCAACGGTATGGGCTTTAACGCTGTTTATTTTGGTATTCACGTTTGCCATTGCCATCTTCAAAGATATTCCTGATTTGGAAGGCGATCGGCGCTATCACATTACCACCTTCACCGTCCAACTCGGACAGCAAACTGTTTTCAGTGTTGCTCGTTGGGTTTTAACGGTTTGCTATCTCGGGATGATCATTGGCGCAGCGTTGATTACACAAATTCATGCACCGTTCTTAATAGCGACCCATCTTGCTGCATTGGTTGTCCTTTGGGGGTTAAGTTGGCGCGTTGATTTGCAAGAGAAGGTTTCAATTGCGCAATTTTACCAATTCATTTGGAAGCTGTTTTTTTTAGAGTATTTGCTGTTTCCAATCGCCTGTCTGCTAGCACAGCCGTAG